Below is a genomic region from Rhodohalobacter sp. 614A.
ATAGCCGCTTTCAACAATAGATTTTGACGCGTCTGTCAATTCCTTTGGATTCCTGAACTCAGCAAGAATACCATAGATCGTCTTTTCTGAATTGTCTTTATTCATGACGTTATCAATTAGTCTGATTTTTGTATGGTTCAGGGACTTCTACCTTCGGTGGTACATATTCACCGTTCTTATCATAATTATGAGGATCTGCCTGTGGCATGACTCCTTTTATTTCAGCAACCGCTACCATCGGCAAGAACCGAAGGAAGAGCAGGAAGAAGGTGAAGAACAAACCGAAGGTTCCAATATATGTTGCCATATCCCAAATAGTGGGAGAGTAGTATCCCCAGGATGAAGGCAGGAAGTCGGTTGAGAGGGATGTAACGGTAATTACAAATCGCTCAAACCACATTCCAATATTCACAATGATTGAGATGACAAACGTAAATGCTACGTTTCGTCGTAATTTCTTAGACCAGAAAAACTGGGGTGAGAATACGTTACAGGCAAACATAATCCAATAAGCCCAGGCATAAGGTCCGGCGGCACGAAGCATAAAAATTGCTTTCTCATATTCTACACCGCTATACCAGGCAATGAATTGCTCCATAATGTAAGCGAAACCGACCATGGTACCGGTAACCAGTATAATCATATTCATCTTTTCCATATGATCGATGGTCATAATATCCTCAAGACCATAGATTTTTCGGCAGATGATCATCAGGGTTAATACCATGGCAAAACCTGAAAAAACAGCTCCGGCAACGAAGTAAGGAGGGAAAATTGTAGTGTGCCAACCAGGAATGATGGACACGGCAAAGTCGAACGATACAATGGTGTGTACCGAAAGTACAAGTGGAGTCGCAAGACCCGCAAGAATCATATAAGCTTTTTCATAATTCCACCAGTGTCGGTTACTTCCTCTCCAGCCGAGGGCAAAGGTTCCATAAGCCATTTTTCCGATTTTGCTTTTGATACGATCTCTGATCGTGGCAAAATCCGGAACAAGGCCTACGTACCAGAATAAAAGCGATACTGTAAAATAGGTTGATACGGCAAACACGTCCCAAAGCAGCGGACTGTTAAAATTAGGCCACATCGACATTTGGTTTGGAATCGGGAATACCCAGTAAATAACCCAGATACGACCTACGTGAATGCCCGGAAATATACCGGCACACATTACGGCAAAAATGGTCATAGCTTCAGCAAAACGGTTAATAGCCGTTCTCCAGCCCTGACGAAACAGGAATAAAATCGCTGAAATCAGTGTTCCGGCGTGACCAATACCCACCCACCATACAAAGTTGATAATTGCCCAACCCCAGCCAACAGGAGCATTAAGTCCCCAAATTCCGGTTCCTTGCCAAATGAGGTAGGCTATTGAAACAAGCAGAAGTAAGAGAAGCATGTTGGCAATGCCGAATGCAATGTACCACCCTTTCGGGGTAGGCCGGACATTAATGTCCGTAATCATTGCAGTTATGTCTTTAAAATCATGATTCCCCTTTATAAGAGCGGGCTCTGGAACGTATTTGTACGTTTTACTCATGTTTACTAATGTTGCGAGTGAGTATCGTTGGTGGTTGTTTCTAATTCGGAATTCGGATTGCTCAGCTTGGCCAGGTAAGAAGTTCTTGGCCGAACATTCATTTCCTCGAGCATTACATAATTTCTGCTATTCATCTTTTGCTGAGAAACTACGCTGTCAGGATCTGTCAAATCGCCAAACGTAATGGCATTAGACGGGCAAGCCTGCTGGCAAGCGGTCTGAAAAGCTCCGTCTTGCGGCCTTGGTGTACCACGTTCAATCTTGGATTTGATTTTAGCCCTGTTAACGCGCTGAACGCAATAGGTACATTTTTCCATCACACCACGGAAACGAACCGTTACATCCGGATTCATTGCCATCTGTATAATTTCAGGATCATCTCCGGTGGTTAAATATTCTTTCGAGTAATTAAAGAAATTGAACCGGCGGACTTTAAATGGGCAGTTATTTGCACAATATCGGGTACCAATACACCGGTTGTATGTCATTTGGTTCATGCCATCTTCACTATGTGTAGTGGCTGCAACCGGACAAACCTGCTCGCAAGGAGCCATTTCGCAGTGCATACATGGTACCGGCTGGTGGTATGCTTCGGGATTTTCCATGTCACCCGCATAATATCGGTCATTTCGAATCCAGTGCATGATTCTTCGCCGGGCTACTTCCCGCTTACCTACAACAGGAATATTGTTCTCAGCCTGGCAGGCAATGGTACAAACTCCGCATCCAAAGCATGAGTTCAGGTCAATAGCCATTCCCCATTGCGGTTCGTGGTTAGGGCCATATTGTTCATTAAAAAGCGAAATTGGCCCTTTTGAATCTCCTTCGTGAGCTGCTTCTTCCAAACCGGGAACTTCATAACCGTGTTGACTTTCATAAGAAGCAAAGTCCGGGTTTTCTCTGTACTGTTCGATAGACGCTTTTCGGATCATGTCCCGCCCTTCGAGGCTTTGATGATCCTGTGTACACGCAATGGTGTATGTAGAACCTGTTGCTTCCACTTCAGCAGCCTGGAAAAACAGATTTGAAGAGGTTCTTAATGGGAAGGTATTAACACCCACTCCATCGGCTACGCGCCCAATATTCTCGCGTCCATATCCTGTTGTAAGTGTAATAGAATCATCGGCATGGCCAGGTTGAACCCACGCTGCAATTTCAATCGCAGTATCTTCATTAACCGAAATTCGAACCATCGGAACTTCGTCACTGCTAAAGCTTCTTTCAGGATCAATTCCTAAACTTTCAGCGGTAGCCGGGCTCATTAGTGCCACATTATCCCACGTTACTTTTGTCATGGAATCTGGTAATTCCTGAAGCCAGCTAATATTGGCAAATCGTCCGTCGAAAAGTTTGCTATCTGGTTTGATAACTATTTCGATACCATCGACCATTTTGCTGCCCTGATCTTCCTGTATGGCCTGTGCAAAATTACCCGTTAATGAAACAGCAACATTGTTGAACCCGCTGTCTGCATCAATACCGTCATGCAGGATCTGTTCCCATTGATCTTCAAAATTTCCGGGAAGCGAGCCTTGCCAGGTTTCTCTGACGAGATCGTAACCAGAGGGTTCTTCTCCGCTGAGAATGGCATCTAATAATTCAATTTCACTGATTCCGCCGAACAAAGGCTGAATTTGAGGTTGAATAATAGAGCGTTGGCCGGAATAAGAGAGGCCGTCACCCCAGGATTCAAGAAAGTGTGCACGATTCACATGCCATGTACACAGGCGTGAAGTTTCGGTCACATAATCAGACAGATGGATCGTGGTATCTGTATTTTCAAGTGCTTCCACGATACCCAAATCAGAAGGAGCTGTATAGGCTACATCGGTTCCAATAAGAACTGCAGTAGAATAAGTTCCTGATTTTAGATCACTAATAGCTGTTGAAAATGCCTCATTTTCATTTCGGTCATTCTGGAATGGCAATTCGTGATACGTTACAGTAGTATCTACATTGCCAAGAGCCGCATTCATAGCTGCAACAGCTGCATGAACGGCCGGTGAATACTGAGAACCAACGGTAAGAACCGAGCTTCCCTGATTATTCAGTAAATCATCAACAAGAGCATTCATCCAATCGCTCTGGCTATAGTCGTTGGAAATACCTCTGAATGCATCCAATCCGCTTACTTGTTGAGACAATCGTCCCGCAAGCGCATAAATAAAAGAAGGGATGTGAGAGGTTTTAACCCGTAACCTGTGATCAGCAAAAGAACCGGTACTTGTGAAACTGTTTTCTACACAGTAAATCCGTGAAATTTCGTCTTCAGGAGAGGTAACCTTACGGGTTTCATTTACATTGTAGACATTCTCAACGCTATTCTTATTGGCATGCGGACTCATGAAGTCATCATCGAGCGAGACAATAATATTTGCGCTTTCAAAATGATTAACTGTTCGCAGCCGCTGTCCAAAAGCGATTTGAGTACCTTCAATCGCATTGTTATCGTTGAATGGTTCAAATGTTACCCATTCGGCATTTGGAAATTGTTCTAAAATCTGTTCCTTCAGCCTTTGATAGGTAGGCGAGGAGTTTGCTTCATCAATAAAAAGAATGGGTTGTTCGCGATCTTCAAAATGTTCTGCCGCAAAAAGTACAAAATCTGCAGTGGTTGAATTTTCTCCATTTAAAATAGGAGAGCGTGAACGATCGGGATCGTATAAACTGAGAATGGCGGCCTGGTGATAAATATTTGTACCGCCGTGGCTGCTGGGATGCTCCTCATTCCCTTCAATTTTTCTGGGACGCCCTTCAATGGTTTCAACTAATAGTCCTGTAACAGCATCCTGAAAAGGCATGGCTGTTGCGTAAAAAAGAGGTTCTCCCAACACAACATCTTCCGGCATTTTCGAAAATGGAAGAATTTTTTGAACCGGTTTACGGCAAGAAGCGAAACCCGCGAGAGCAATAGAAGCGCCCATAACCCGAAGGAAACTTCTTCGGGATACCTGGTCAGTCATTTCTGTGGCATTCTCGGGAAATTCTCGTTCTACATATTTTTGATACTCTTTATTTTGAGCAAGCTCGTTTAAGCTTTTCCAGTATGTAGTTTGATTTGACTGATCACTCATTCTTTACAGAATATTTTGTTTAAAACTCATAATTAATAAGGGAGCGAAACAACGGTTAGTAATGACATCCCTGGCAATACGTAGGAGCACTGATGTTGTGTTTAGCAACCAGCTCAAGTCCAAGTTCAATTTGATTTTCAACACTGTAACCCATCGTGGTTACTTCAGATACGGGACGCAGATGTTGTTCCGGCGCCCGGTGGCAATCGAGGCACCAACCCATACTAAGCGGTTTGGCCTGGAAAACCTGTTCCATTCTGTCGATTCTTCCGTGGCATGATTCACAACCAACTCCAACGTTTACGTGCGCTGCATGATTGAAATAAGCATAATCGGGAAGCATGTGTACCCGTGTCCATTGCATGGGCTCTCCGGTCTCCCAGCTTTCCCGAATGGGCGCAAGATTTTCACTGTCCGTTAAAATCTGGCTGTGACAGTTCATACAAGTTTGTGTTGCAGGGATATTTGCATATCGTGACTCTTCAACCTGAGTGTGGCAGTATTTACAATCCATTCCCAACTGGCCGGCATGAATTTTATGGCTGAACGGAACCGGTTGTTCTGGAGAATAGCCAA
It encodes:
- a CDS encoding cytochrome c3 family protein, yielding MAQIFPKWTNEAPRRILLGSIIFLNAIVFCIWYFFSPEFIDVGYSPEQPVPFSHKIHAGQLGMDCKYCHTQVEESRYANIPATQTCMNCHSQILTDSENLAPIRESWETGEPMQWTRVHMLPDYAYFNHAAHVNVGVGCESCHGRIDRMEQVFQAKPLSMGWCLDCHRAPEQHLRPVSEVTTMGYSVENQIELGLELVAKHNISAPTYCQGCHY
- the nrfD gene encoding NrfD/PsrC family molybdoenzyme membrane anchor subunit, whose protein sequence is MSKTYKYVPEPALIKGNHDFKDITAMITDINVRPTPKGWYIAFGIANMLLLLLLVSIAYLIWQGTGIWGLNAPVGWGWAIINFVWWVGIGHAGTLISAILFLFRQGWRTAINRFAEAMTIFAVMCAGIFPGIHVGRIWVIYWVFPIPNQMSMWPNFNSPLLWDVFAVSTYFTVSLLFWYVGLVPDFATIRDRIKSKIGKMAYGTFALGWRGSNRHWWNYEKAYMILAGLATPLVLSVHTIVSFDFAVSIIPGWHTTIFPPYFVAGAVFSGFAMVLTLMIICRKIYGLEDIMTIDHMEKMNMIILVTGTMVGFAYIMEQFIAWYSGVEYEKAIFMLRAAGPYAWAYWIMFACNVFSPQFFWSKKLRRNVAFTFVISIIVNIGMWFERFVITVTSLSTDFLPSSWGYYSPTIWDMATYIGTFGLFFTFFLLFLRFLPMVAVAEIKGVMPQADPHNYDKNGEYVPPKVEVPEPYKNQTN
- a CDS encoding TAT-variant-translocated molybdopterin oxidoreductase; the encoded protein is MSDQSNQTTYWKSLNELAQNKEYQKYVEREFPENATEMTDQVSRRSFLRVMGASIALAGFASCRKPVQKILPFSKMPEDVVLGEPLFYATAMPFQDAVTGLLVETIEGRPRKIEGNEEHPSSHGGTNIYHQAAILSLYDPDRSRSPILNGENSTTADFVLFAAEHFEDREQPILFIDEANSSPTYQRLKEQILEQFPNAEWVTFEPFNDNNAIEGTQIAFGQRLRTVNHFESANIIVSLDDDFMSPHANKNSVENVYNVNETRKVTSPEDEISRIYCVENSFTSTGSFADHRLRVKTSHIPSFIYALAGRLSQQVSGLDAFRGISNDYSQSDWMNALVDDLLNNQGSSVLTVGSQYSPAVHAAVAAMNAALGNVDTTVTYHELPFQNDRNENEAFSTAISDLKSGTYSTAVLIGTDVAYTAPSDLGIVEALENTDTTIHLSDYVTETSRLCTWHVNRAHFLESWGDGLSYSGQRSIIQPQIQPLFGGISEIELLDAILSGEEPSGYDLVRETWQGSLPGNFEDQWEQILHDGIDADSGFNNVAVSLTGNFAQAIQEDQGSKMVDGIEIVIKPDSKLFDGRFANISWLQELPDSMTKVTWDNVALMSPATAESLGIDPERSFSSDEVPMVRISVNEDTAIEIAAWVQPGHADDSITLTTGYGRENIGRVADGVGVNTFPLRTSSNLFFQAAEVEATGSTYTIACTQDHQSLEGRDMIRKASIEQYRENPDFASYESQHGYEVPGLEEAAHEGDSKGPISLFNEQYGPNHEPQWGMAIDLNSCFGCGVCTIACQAENNIPVVGKREVARRRIMHWIRNDRYYAGDMENPEAYHQPVPCMHCEMAPCEQVCPVAATTHSEDGMNQMTYNRCIGTRYCANNCPFKVRRFNFFNYSKEYLTTGDDPEIIQMAMNPDVTVRFRGVMEKCTYCVQRVNRAKIKSKIERGTPRPQDGAFQTACQQACPSNAITFGDLTDPDSVVSQQKMNSRNYVMLEEMNVRPRTSYLAKLSNPNSELETTTNDTHSQH